In a single window of the Thermus amyloliquefaciens genome:
- the rplN gene encoding 50S ribosomal protein L14 codes for MIQPQTYLEVADNTGARKIMCIRVLKGSNAKYATVGDVIVASVKEAIPRGAVKEGDVVKAVVVRTKKEVKRPDGSAIRFDDNAAVIINNQLEPRGTRVFGPVARELREKGFMKIVSLAPEVL; via the coding sequence ATGATCCAGCCCCAGACCTACCTGGAGGTGGCCGACAACACCGGGGCCCGCAAGATCATGTGCATCCGTGTGCTTAAGGGCTCCAACGCCAAGTACGCCACCGTGGGGGATGTGATTGTGGCCAGCGTCAAGGAGGCCATCCCTCGCGGGGCGGTGAAGGAAGGCGACGTGGTGAAGGCGGTGGTGGTGCGCACCAAAAAGGAGGTGAAGCGCCCCGATGGCTCCGCCATCCGCTTTGACGACAACGCCGCCGTCATCATCAACAACCAGCTGGAGCCCCGCGGCACCCGCGTCTTCGGCCCCGTGGCCCGCGAGTTGCGCGAGAAGGGCTTCATGAAGATCGTTTCCCTGGCTCCGGAGGTGCTCTAA
- the rpsK gene encoding 30S ribosomal protein S11, with protein MARKPTKKKVKRQVASGKAYIHASYNNTIVTITDPDGNPITWSSGGVIGYKGSRKGTPYAAQLAAMDAAKKAMAYGMQSVDVIVRGTGAGREQAIRALQASGLQVKSIVDDTPVPHNGCRPKKKFRKAS; from the coding sequence ATGGCCAGGAAACCGACCAAGAAAAAAGTCAAGCGACAGGTGGCCAGCGGGAAGGCGTACATCCACGCCTCCTACAACAACACCATCGTCACCATCACCGACCCGGACGGCAACCCCATCACCTGGTCCTCGGGCGGGGTCATCGGCTACAAGGGAAGCCGCAAGGGCACGCCCTACGCGGCCCAGCTTGCGGCCATGGACGCCGCCAAGAAGGCCATGGCCTATGGCATGCAGAGCGTGGACGTGATCGTGCGCGGCACCGGGGCGGGTCGGGAGCAGGCCATCCGGGCCCTCCAGGCCTCGGGCTTGCAGGTGAAGTCCATCGTGGACGACACCCCCGTGCCCCACAACGGCTGCCGGCCTAAGAAGAAGTTCCGCAAGGCTTCGTAA
- the secY gene encoding preprotein translocase subunit SecY, whose protein sequence is MLKAFRSALAIPELRQRILFTLLVLAAYRLGAFIPTPGVDLDKIQEFLRTTQGGVFGIINLFSGGNFERFSIFALGIMPYITAAIIMQLLVSVVPALEKLSKEGEEGRRIINQYTRIGGIALGAFQGFFLATAFLGAEGGRFLLPGWSPGPFFWLVVVVTQVAGIALLLWMAERITEYGIGNGTSMIIFAGIVVDWLPQLVRTAGLIRTGEVNLVAFLFFLAFIVLAFAGMAAVQQAERRIPVQYARKVVGRRVYGGQATYIPIKLNAAGVIPIVFAAAILQIPIFLTAPFQDNQVLQTIANFFNPTRLSGLLIEVVLIVLFTYVYTAVQFDPKRIAESLREYGGFIPGIRPGEPTVKFLEHIVSRLTLWGALFLGLVAALPQIIQNLTGVKSIAFSGIGLLIVVGVALDTLRQIESQLMLRNYEGFLSKGRIRGRTR, encoded by the coding sequence ATGCTTAAGGCCTTCCGGAGCGCCCTGGCCATTCCCGAACTGCGCCAGCGGATCCTCTTCACCCTGCTGGTGTTGGCCGCCTACCGCCTGGGGGCCTTTATCCCCACCCCGGGGGTGGACCTGGACAAGATCCAGGAATTTTTGCGCACCACCCAGGGGGGGGTTTTCGGCATCATCAACCTCTTTTCGGGCGGGAACTTTGAACGCTTCTCCATCTTTGCCCTGGGGATCATGCCCTACATCACCGCGGCCATCATCATGCAGCTTCTGGTGAGTGTGGTCCCCGCCCTGGAGAAGCTTTCCAAGGAGGGTGAGGAGGGCCGCCGCATCATCAACCAGTACACCCGCATCGGCGGCATCGCTCTGGGGGCTTTCCAGGGGTTCTTCCTGGCCACCGCCTTCCTAGGGGCGGAGGGTGGGCGCTTCCTCCTTCCGGGCTGGTCCCCCGGTCCCTTTTTCTGGCTGGTGGTGGTGGTCACCCAGGTGGCGGGGATCGCCCTCCTCCTCTGGATGGCGGAGCGCATCACCGAGTATGGCATCGGCAACGGCACCAGCATGATCATTTTCGCCGGGATCGTGGTGGACTGGTTGCCGCAGCTTGTCCGCACCGCAGGCCTAATCCGCACCGGTGAGGTGAACCTGGTGGCCTTCCTCTTCTTCCTGGCCTTTATCGTCCTGGCCTTTGCCGGGATGGCGGCGGTGCAACAGGCGGAGAGGCGCATCCCCGTGCAGTACGCCAGGAAGGTGGTGGGCCGGAGGGTCTACGGGGGCCAGGCCACCTACATCCCCATCAAGCTGAACGCTGCTGGCGTCATCCCCATCGTGTTCGCCGCGGCCATTCTCCAGATCCCCATCTTCCTCACCGCCCCCTTCCAGGACAACCAGGTCCTTCAGACCATCGCCAACTTCTTCAACCCCACCCGCCTCTCCGGCCTCCTCATCGAGGTGGTGCTCATCGTCCTGTTCACCTACGTCTACACCGCCGTCCAGTTTGACCCCAAGCGGATCGCGGAAAGCCTCCGGGAATATGGGGGATTCATCCCGGGCATCCGCCCAGGGGAGCCCACGGTGAAGTTCTTGGAGCACATCGTCTCCCGCCTGACCCTGTGGGGGGCCCTCTTCCTGGGTCTGGTGGCGGCGTTGCCCCAGATCATCCAGAACCTCACCGGGGTGAAGAGCATCGCCTTCTCCGGCATTGGGCTTCTCATCGTGGTGGGGGTGGCCCTGGACACCCTGAGGCAGATCGAGAGCCAACTGATGCTGAGAAACTACGAGGGGTTCCTTTCCAAGGGCCGCATCCGCGGCCGCACGCGCTAG
- the rpsE gene encoding 30S ribosomal protein S5 codes for MPETDFEEKMILVRRTAKTYQGGRRFRFGALVVVGDRQGRVGLGLGKAKEVPLAVQKAGYYARRNMVEVPLQNGTIPHEIEVKYGASKILLKPAAPGTGVIAGAVPRAILELAGITDILTKELGSRNPINIAYATMEALRQLQTREDVKRLRKGGEE; via the coding sequence ATGCCCGAGACCGATTTTGAAGAGAAGATGATCCTGGTGCGGCGCACCGCCAAGACCTACCAGGGTGGCCGGCGCTTCCGCTTCGGGGCCTTGGTGGTGGTAGGGGATCGGCAGGGCCGGGTGGGCCTGGGCCTGGGCAAGGCCAAGGAGGTCCCCCTTGCGGTGCAGAAGGCGGGGTATTACGCCCGCCGCAACATGGTGGAGGTGCCCCTGCAAAACGGCACCATTCCCCACGAGATCGAGGTGAAGTACGGGGCTTCCAAGATCCTCCTGAAGCCCGCGGCTCCGGGCACGGGGGTGATTGCCGGGGCGGTGCCCCGGGCCATCCTCGAGCTTGCCGGGATCACGGACATCCTCACCAAGGAGCTGGGGAGCCGTAACCCCATCAACATCGCCTACGCCACCATGGAGGCCTTGCGTCAGCTTCAGACCCGGGAGGACGTCAAGCGCCTGAGGAAGGGCGGGGAGGAGTGA
- the rplR gene encoding 50S ribosomal protein L18: MARLTAYERRKFRVRNRIKRTGRLRLSVFRSLNHIYAQIIDDEKGHTLVAESSLALKLKGNKTEVARQVGRALAEKAKALGITKVAFDRGPYKYHGRVKALAEGAREGGLEF, from the coding sequence ATGGCACGGCTTACCGCATACGAACGCCGCAAGTTCCGGGTGCGTAACCGCATTAAGCGCACGGGTCGGCTCCGCCTATCCGTTTTCCGGAGCCTTAACCACATCTACGCCCAGATCATTGACGACGAAAAGGGCCATACCTTGGTGGCCGAGTCCAGCCTGGCCCTCAAGCTCAAGGGCAACAAGACGGAGGTGGCCCGGCAGGTGGGCCGGGCCTTGGCGGAGAAGGCCAAGGCCTTGGGGATCACCAAGGTGGCCTTTGACCGCGGTCCCTACAAGTACCATGGCCGGGTAAAGGCCTTGGCGGAAGGGGCCAGAGAAGGGGGCTTGGAGTTCTAG
- the rplE gene encoding 50S ribosomal protein L5: MPLDVALKKKYYEEVRPELIRRFGYQNVWEVPRLEKVVINQGLGEAKEDARILEKASQELALITGQKPAITRAKKSISNFKLRKGMPIGLRVTLRGDRMWIFLEKLLNVALPRIRDFRGVNPGSFDGRGNYNLGLREQLIFPEITYDMVDALRGMDIAVVTTARTDEEARALLELLGFPFRK; the protein is encoded by the coding sequence ATGCCCCTGGATGTAGCGCTGAAGAAGAAATACTACGAGGAGGTCCGGCCCGAGCTCATCCGCCGCTTCGGCTACCAAAACGTCTGGGAGGTGCCCAGGCTGGAAAAGGTGGTGATCAACCAGGGCTTGGGCGAGGCCAAGGAGGACGCCCGCATCCTGGAGAAGGCCTCACAGGAGCTGGCCCTCATCACCGGCCAGAAGCCGGCCATAACCCGGGCCAAGAAGTCCATCTCCAACTTCAAGCTCCGTAAGGGAATGCCCATCGGTCTGCGGGTCACCCTGCGGGGCGACCGCATGTGGATCTTCCTGGAGAAGCTCCTCAACGTGGCCCTTCCCCGCATCCGCGACTTCCGCGGGGTGAACCCGGGGAGCTTTGACGGTCGGGGCAACTACAACCTGGGCCTTCGGGAGCAGCTGATCTTCCCAGAGATCACCTACGACATGGTGGACGCCCTTCGGGGAATGGACATCGCGGTGGTCACCACCGCCCGGACCGACGAGGAGGCCAGGGCCCTCTTGGAGCTCCTGGGCTTCCCCTTCCGCAAGTGA
- the rpmJ gene encoding 50S ribosomal protein L36, producing the protein MKVRASVKKMCEKCKVVRRHGRVYVICENPKHKQRQG; encoded by the coding sequence ATGAAGGTACGGGCGTCGGTTAAAAAGATGTGCGAGAAGTGCAAGGTGGTGCGCCGGCACGGTCGGGTGTACGTGATCTGCGAGAACCCGAAGCACAAGCAACGGCAAGGGTAA
- the rpsD gene encoding 30S ribosomal protein S4: MGRYIGPVCRLCRREGVKLYLKGERCYSPKCAMERRPYPPGQHGQKRTRRPSDYAVRLREKQKLRRIYGISETQFRNLFEEASRKKGVTGTVFLGLLESRLDNVVYRLGFAVSRRQARQMVRHGHITVNGRRVDLPAYRVKPGDEIAIAEGSRNLPFIRENLEAMKGRKVGPWLSLDVEGMKGKFLRLPDREDLALPVNEQLVVEFYSR; the protein is encoded by the coding sequence ATGGGTCGTTACATTGGTCCAGTTTGCCGTCTTTGCCGCCGGGAAGGAGTCAAGCTCTACCTGAAGGGGGAGCGTTGCTACAGCCCCAAGTGCGCCATGGAGCGCCGCCCCTACCCTCCGGGGCAGCACGGGCAGAAGCGCACCCGCCGTCCTTCCGACTACGCGGTGCGCCTTAGGGAGAAGCAGAAGCTCCGCCGCATCTACGGGATCTCCGAAACCCAGTTCCGCAACCTCTTTGAGGAGGCGAGCCGCAAGAAGGGGGTTACGGGTACCGTCTTCCTGGGTCTTTTGGAGTCCCGCTTGGACAACGTGGTCTACCGGCTGGGCTTTGCCGTAAGCCGCCGCCAGGCCCGGCAGATGGTGCGCCACGGCCACATCACCGTGAACGGCCGCCGGGTGGACCTTCCCGCCTACCGGGTGAAGCCGGGGGATGAGATCGCCATCGCCGAGGGCAGCCGCAACCTGCCCTTCATCCGGGAGAACCTCGAGGCCATGAAGGGCCGCAAGGTGGGCCCCTGGCTTTCCTTGGACGTGGAGGGGATGAAGGGCAAGTTCCTGCGCCTGCCCGACCGGGAGGACCTGGCGCTTCCCGTGAACGAGCAGCTGGTGGTGGAGTTCTACTCCAGGTAG
- the rpsH gene encoding 30S ribosomal protein S8, with protein sequence MLTDPIADMLTRIRNATRVYKESTEVPASRFKEEILKILKREGFIKGYERVEVDGKPVLRIHLKYGPRRQGLDPRPEQVINHIRRISRPGRRVYVGVKEIPRVRRGLGIAILSTPKGVLTDREARRLGVGGELICEVW encoded by the coding sequence ATGCTGACGGACCCCATTGCCGACATGCTGACCCGGATCCGGAACGCCACCCGGGTCTACAAGGAGAGCACCGAGGTTCCCGCCTCCCGCTTTAAGGAGGAGATCCTCAAGATCCTGAAGCGGGAGGGCTTCATCAAGGGGTACGAGCGGGTGGAGGTGGACGGCAAGCCCGTCTTGCGCATCCACCTGAAGTACGGGCCAAGGCGCCAGGGGCTTGATCCCCGGCCTGAGCAGGTCATCAACCACATCCGCCGCATCAGCCGTCCTGGGCGGCGGGTGTACGTGGGGGTCAAGGAGATTCCCCGGGTGCGCCGCGGCCTAGGGATTGCCATCCTGTCCACGCCCAAGGGGGTTCTCACCGATCGGGAGGCCCGGCGGTTGGGCGTGGGCGGGGAACTTATCTGCGAGGTGTGGTGA
- the rplQ gene encoding 50S ribosomal protein L17 gives MRHLKSGRKLNRHSSHRLALYRNQAKSLLAHGRITTTLPKAKALTGFVDHLIHLAKRGDLHARRLVLRDLQDVKLVRKLFDEIAPKYQNRPGGYTRVLKLAERRRGDGAPLALVELVE, from the coding sequence ATGCGCCACCTGAAGTCTGGAAGGAAGTTGAACCGTCACTCTTCCCACCGCCTGGCCCTTTACCGTAACCAGGCCAAGAGCCTCCTGGCCCACGGGCGCATCACCACCACCCTGCCCAAGGCCAAGGCGCTCACCGGGTTCGTGGACCACCTCATCCACCTGGCCAAGCGGGGCGACCTGCACGCCCGCCGCCTGGTGCTCCGCGACCTGCAGGACGTGAAGCTGGTGCGCAAGCTTTTTGACGAGATCGCTCCCAAGTACCAGAACCGGCCCGGAGGGTACACCCGGGTGCTGAAGCTGGCGGAGCGCCGTCGGGGGGATGGGGCGCCCCTGGCCCTGGTGGAGCTGGTGGAGTAG
- a CDS encoding DMT family transporter, translating into MGYLYLLLAAFLWGLIGPVSRLAFQEGLTPLSVAFFRAVIAWVFFGVHALLLRQVRVEGRDALPLLLFGLVGVSLFYGSYQLAVVYGGASLASVLLYTAPAWVALLSLGVLREPLDPRGLWAVALTLLGVGLMGAGGGSGVRALYPALFFGLLSGFTYALYYIFGKLYLPRYPTPTLFLYALPVGALGLLPWVGFTPLSPKAMGALLFLGTFSTYGAYLAYYAGLRHLPATRASVVATLEPVVANLFAFLLFREVLSPWAYLGAGLVLLAVLLTVRR; encoded by the coding sequence GTGGGTTATCTGTACCTGCTCCTGGCCGCTTTCCTTTGGGGTCTCATCGGTCCCGTAAGCCGCCTGGCCTTTCAGGAGGGGCTTACCCCGCTTTCCGTGGCCTTTTTCCGAGCGGTCATCGCCTGGGTGTTCTTCGGTGTGCATGCCCTCCTCCTGCGCCAGGTGAGGGTGGAGGGCCGGGACGCCCTGCCCCTCCTTCTTTTCGGTCTGGTGGGGGTTTCCCTTTTCTACGGCTCCTACCAGCTGGCGGTGGTCTACGGGGGGGCATCCCTGGCCTCCGTCCTTTTGTACACGGCCCCAGCCTGGGTGGCCCTCCTTTCCCTGGGGGTCTTAAGGGAACCCCTGGACCCCAGGGGGCTTTGGGCGGTGGCCCTGACCCTTCTGGGGGTGGGGCTCATGGGGGCGGGAGGGGGGAGTGGGGTGCGGGCCCTGTACCCGGCCCTTTTCTTCGGGCTCCTTTCCGGGTTTACCTACGCGCTTTACTACATCTTCGGCAAGCTTTACCTCCCCCGCTACCCCACCCCCACCCTCTTCCTCTACGCCCTACCCGTGGGGGCCTTGGGGCTTTTGCCCTGGGTGGGGTTCACCCCGCTCAGCCCAAAGGCCATGGGGGCCTTGCTGTTCTTGGGAACCTTTTCCACGTACGGGGCCTATCTGGCCTACTATGCGGGTTTAAGGCACCTTCCCGCCACCCGGGCCAGCGTGGTGGCCACCTTGGAGCCCGTGGTGGCCAACCTGTTCGCCTTCCTCCTCTTCCGGGAGGTGCTTTCCCCTTGGGCCTACCTGGGGGCGGGCCTAGTGCTCCTGGCGGTGCTCCTCACGGTGCGGCGCTAG
- the rpmD gene encoding 50S ribosomal protein L30, producing the protein MAKLKVKLVKSPIGYPKDQKAALKALGLTKLQREKVLPDTPAVRGNVRKVAHLLQVEVLE; encoded by the coding sequence ATGGCGAAGCTCAAGGTCAAGCTGGTGAAGAGCCCCATCGGCTACCCCAAGGACCAGAAGGCGGCCCTAAAGGCCTTAGGGCTGACCAAGTTGCAAAGGGAGAAGGTGCTTCCGGACACCCCTGCCGTGCGGGGCAACGTGCGCAAGGTGGCCCACCTTCTCCAGGTGGAGGTGCTGGAATGA
- the rplF gene encoding 50S ribosomal protein L6, which translates to MSRIGRLPIPLPKGVTLEVAPGLVKVKGPKGELSVPISPEMRVVVEEGLVRVERPSDERRHKSLHGLTRTLIANAIKGVSEGYVKELLIKGIGYRARLAGRAVELTVGFSHPVVVEPPEGITFEVPEPTKIRVLGIDKQKVGQVAANLRAVKKPSAYHEKGIYYAGEPVRLKPGKAGAKK; encoded by the coding sequence ATGTCTAGGATTGGCCGGCTTCCCATTCCCTTGCCCAAGGGGGTCACCCTGGAGGTGGCTCCGGGACTCGTGAAGGTCAAAGGCCCCAAGGGCGAGCTTTCCGTGCCCATTTCCCCGGAGATGCGGGTGGTGGTGGAGGAGGGGCTGGTGCGGGTGGAGCGGCCCTCGGATGAAAGGCGCCACAAGAGCCTCCACGGCCTTACCCGAACCCTCATCGCCAACGCCATCAAGGGGGTTTCCGAGGGGTACGTGAAGGAGCTCCTCATCAAGGGCATCGGCTACCGGGCCCGGCTTGCGGGCCGGGCGGTGGAGCTCACCGTGGGCTTTAGCCACCCGGTGGTGGTGGAGCCCCCGGAGGGGATCACCTTTGAGGTGCCCGAACCCACCAAGATCCGCGTGCTGGGCATAGACAAGCAGAAGGTGGGCCAGGTGGCGGCCAACCTCCGGGCCGTCAAAAAGCCCAGCGCCTACCACGAGAAGGGCATCTACTACGCGGGCGAGCCCGTCCGCCTCAAGCCCGGCAAGGCCGGGGCCAAGAAGTAG
- the infA gene encoding translation initiation factor IF-1, whose product MAKEKDTIRAEGVVTEALPNTTFRVKLDSGPEILAYISGKMRMHYIRILPGDRVVVEITPYDPTRGRIVYRK is encoded by the coding sequence ATGGCGAAGGAGAAGGACACCATTCGGGCAGAGGGCGTGGTTACCGAGGCTTTGCCCAACACCACGTTTCGGGTGAAGCTGGACTCGGGACCCGAGATCCTGGCCTACATTTCGGGCAAGATGCGCATGCACTACATCCGCATCCTGCCTGGGGACCGGGTGGTGGTGGAGATTACCCCCTACGACCCCACGCGGGGCCGCATCGTGTACAGGAAGTAG
- the rpsQ gene encoding 30S ribosomal protein S17, translating into MPKKVLTGVVVSDKMQKTVTVLVERQFPHPLYGKVIKRSKKYLAHDPEEKYKVGDVVEIIESRPVSKRKRFRVLRLVEGGRLDLVEKYLVRRQNYASLAKRGGKA; encoded by the coding sequence ATGCCTAAGAAGGTGCTGACCGGGGTGGTGGTGAGCGACAAGATGCAGAAGACCGTGACGGTCTTGGTGGAGCGCCAGTTTCCCCACCCCCTTTACGGCAAGGTGATCAAGCGCTCCAAAAAGTACCTGGCCCACGACCCCGAGGAGAAGTACAAGGTGGGGGACGTGGTGGAGATCATCGAGTCCCGCCCCGTCTCCAAGCGCAAGCGCTTCAGGGTCTTGCGCCTGGTGGAGGGGGGAAGGTTGGACCTGGTGGAGAAGTACCTGGTGCGTAGGCAGAACTACGCCAGCCTTGCCAAGCGAGGAGGTAAGGCATGA
- the rplO gene encoding 50S ribosomal protein L15, producing the protein MKLTDLKPNPGANKKRKRVGRGPGSGHGKTATRGHKGQKSRSGGLKDPRRFEGGRSTTLMRLPKRGMLGQVPGEIKRPKYQGVNLRDLARFEGEVTPEVLVRAGILKKGYRLKVLGEGEAKPLKVVAHAFSKTALEKLKAAGGEAVLLATAPEGQTPKEA; encoded by the coding sequence ATGAAGCTTACCGACCTCAAGCCCAACCCCGGAGCCAACAAGAAGCGCAAGCGGGTGGGGCGGGGCCCTGGCTCCGGCCACGGCAAGACGGCCACCCGGGGCCACAAGGGCCAGAAGTCCCGCTCGGGCGGCCTCAAGGACCCCCGCCGCTTTGAGGGGGGGCGCTCCACCACCTTGATGCGCCTGCCCAAGCGGGGCATGCTGGGCCAGGTGCCCGGGGAGATCAAGCGGCCCAAGTACCAAGGGGTTAATCTGAGGGACCTGGCCCGCTTCGAAGGGGAGGTGACCCCCGAGGTGTTGGTCCGGGCCGGGATCCTGAAGAAGGGGTACAGGCTAAAGGTGTTGGGGGAGGGGGAGGCCAAACCCCTCAAGGTGGTGGCCCACGCTTTCTCCAAAACCGCCCTGGAGAAGCTGAAGGCTGCGGGCGGCGAGGCCGTCTTGTTGGCTACCGCACCCGAAGGGCAAACGCCTAAGGAGGCTTAG
- the map gene encoding type I methionyl aminopeptidase produces MAIKLKSPWEIERMREAGALLTEVVEEVRRHVEPGVTTKELDRIAYEAIKRRKAKPAFLGLYGFPATLCTSVNEVVVHGIPSEEPLKEGDILSVDVGLIYGGFAADMARTFPVGKVSPEAERLIQDTEAAFWEGMKYLRPGYRIGDVAHAVQTYLESRGYGVVREFVGHGVGREIHEDPQLPNFGKPGTGPKIRPGMTLALEPMVTLRPASVVILEDGWTASAGRGNLAAHYENTVLVTEEGPELLTGVALVRAG; encoded by the coding sequence ATGGCCATCAAACTGAAAAGTCCGTGGGAGATTGAGCGCATGCGGGAGGCGGGAGCCCTCCTCACCGAGGTGGTGGAGGAGGTAAGGCGGCACGTGGAGCCCGGCGTCACCACCAAGGAGCTGGACCGGATCGCCTATGAGGCCATAAAAAGGCGCAAGGCCAAACCGGCCTTCCTGGGCCTTTACGGGTTCCCCGCCACCCTGTGCACCTCGGTGAACGAGGTGGTGGTCCACGGCATCCCCTCAGAGGAGCCCCTCAAGGAGGGGGATATCCTTTCCGTGGACGTGGGCCTCATCTATGGGGGCTTCGCCGCGGACATGGCCCGCACCTTTCCCGTGGGCAAGGTCTCCCCGGAGGCGGAAAGGCTTATCCAGGACACGGAGGCCGCCTTCTGGGAGGGGATGAAGTACCTTAGGCCCGGGTACCGCATCGGGGATGTGGCCCATGCGGTGCAGACCTATCTGGAGAGCCGTGGATACGGGGTGGTGCGGGAGTTCGTGGGGCACGGGGTGGGGCGGGAGATCCACGAGGATCCCCAGCTGCCCAACTTCGGCAAGCCGGGAACGGGCCCCAAGATCCGGCCCGGGATGACCCTGGCCCTCGAGCCCATGGTGACCCTACGCCCGGCTTCCGTGGTAATATTGGAAGATGGCTGGACGGCGAGCGCCGGAAGGGGCAACCTCGCCGCCCACTACGAGAACACCGTCTTGGTGACGGAGGAAGGCCCGGAGCTCCTCACCGGGGTTGCCCTGGTGCGGGCAGGGTAG
- the rplX gene encoding 50S ribosomal protein L24 yields MQAKVHVKKGDTVLVASGKYKGQVGKVKAVLPRKGAVIVEGVNIVKKAVRVSPQYPQGGFVEQEAPLHASKVRPICPACGKPTRVRKKFLEDGRKIRVCAKCGGSLDVEE; encoded by the coding sequence ATGCAGGCCAAGGTGCACGTGAAGAAGGGGGACACGGTTTTGGTGGCCTCCGGCAAGTACAAGGGCCAGGTGGGCAAGGTGAAGGCCGTGCTCCCCAGGAAGGGGGCGGTCATCGTGGAGGGGGTGAACATCGTCAAGAAGGCGGTGCGGGTCAGCCCCCAGTATCCCCAGGGTGGCTTTGTGGAGCAGGAAGCCCCCCTGCACGCCTCCAAGGTGCGCCCCATCTGTCCCGCATGCGGCAAGCCCACCCGGGTGCGCAAAAAGTTTCTGGAGGATGGCCGCAAGATCCGGGTTTGCGCCAAATGCGGCGGGTCTTTGGACGTGGAGGAGTAA
- a CDS encoding adenylate kinase, giving the protein MRMGEAVIFLGPPGAGKGTQAARLAGELGFKKLSTGDILRDHVARGTPLGQQVKPIMDRGDLVPDELILALIREELAERVIFDGFPRTLPQAEALDGLLKETGTRLLGVVLVEVPEEELVRRMLRRAELEGRSDDNEETIRRRLEVYREKTEPLVRYYEKTGALKRVDGLGTPDEVYARIREALGI; this is encoded by the coding sequence ATGCGGATGGGGGAAGCGGTGATCTTCTTGGGGCCGCCAGGGGCGGGAAAGGGCACCCAGGCGGCCAGGCTGGCGGGGGAACTGGGCTTCAAAAAGCTTTCCACCGGGGACATCCTGCGGGACCACGTGGCCCGGGGCACGCCCTTGGGGCAACAGGTGAAGCCCATCATGGACCGGGGAGACCTGGTGCCGGACGAGCTCATCCTGGCCCTCATTCGGGAGGAGTTGGCGGAGCGGGTCATCTTTGACGGCTTCCCCCGTACCCTCCCCCAGGCGGAGGCCTTGGACGGGCTCCTTAAGGAGACGGGTACCCGGCTCCTGGGCGTGGTGCTGGTGGAGGTGCCGGAGGAGGAGCTGGTGCGCCGGATGCTCCGGCGGGCCGAGCTGGAGGGCCGCTCCGACGACAACGAGGAGACCATCCGCCGGAGGCTCGAGGTCTACCGGGAGAAGACCGAGCCCCTGGTGCGGTATTATGAGAAGACGGGCGCTCTGAAGCGGGTGGACGGCCTGGGTACCCCTGACGAGGTTTACGCCCGCATCCGGGAAGCCCTGGGAATCTGA
- a CDS encoding type Z 30S ribosomal protein S14, which produces MARKALIEKAKRTPKFKVRAYTRCVRCGRARSVYRYFGLCRVCLRELAHKGQLPGVRKASW; this is translated from the coding sequence ATGGCGAGAAAGGCGTTGATCGAAAAGGCCAAGCGTACCCCCAAGTTTAAAGTGCGGGCCTACACCCGTTGCGTGCGCTGTGGGAGGGCCAGGAGCGTGTACCGCTACTTCGGGCTCTGCCGGGTCTGCCTTCGGGAGCTGGCCCACAAGGGGCAGCTTCCCGGGGTGAGGAAGGCCAGCTGGTAG
- the rpsM gene encoding 30S ribosomal protein S13, translated as MARIAGVEIPRNKRVDVALTYIYGVGPARAKEALEKTGINPATRVKDLTEAEVVRLREYVENTWKLEGELRAEVAANIKRLMDIGCYRGLRHRRGLPVRGQRTRTNARTRKGPRKTVAGKKKAPRK; from the coding sequence GTGGCGAGGATTGCAGGCGTGGAGATTCCCAGGAACAAGCGGGTGGATGTGGCCCTCACCTACATCTATGGGGTGGGGCCCGCCCGGGCCAAGGAGGCCTTGGAGAAGACGGGGATCAACCCGGCGACCCGGGTGAAGGACCTCACCGAGGCGGAGGTGGTGCGCCTTCGGGAGTACGTGGAGAACACCTGGAAGCTGGAGGGTGAGCTCAGGGCGGAGGTGGCCGCCAACATCAAGCGCCTTATGGACATCGGTTGCTACCGGGGCCTCCGCCACCGCCGCGGATTGCCGGTGAGGGGGCAGCGCACCCGCACCAATGCCCGTACCCGTAAGGGACCCCGCAAGACCGTGGCGGGTAAGAAGAAGGCGCCTAGGAAGTAG